The proteins below come from a single Maylandia zebra isolate NMK-2024a linkage group LG23, Mzebra_GT3a, whole genome shotgun sequence genomic window:
- the hook1 gene encoding protein Hook homolog 1, protein MDENKTELVESLIIWLQTFNTPASCQTVEELTTGAAMSQALHQIDPAWFTDGWLSRIKTDVEDNWRLKMNNLKKILQMVVDYYNEVLSQEISDFPLPDVSLVAEHSDPTELGRLLQLILGCAVRCERKQEYIQFIMTLEESVQHVVMTAIQELMSKETKTAFGAELSGDLEQQLKKALEDLAALQTEKEALTQRCQELDLQVAVLQEERNSLLAENDVLTDRANQLDTFDDPSTPSGRKHSQLQQQLETLQEENFRLEAAKDDYRIHCEELEKQLIEVQHRNDELTSLAEESRALKDELDVLRNCSDRVVMLEASVETYKRKLENLGDLKRQMKLLEENNMTYMQNTVSLEEELRKANAARAQLETYKRQVQELHRKLSEETRRADNLAFEMKKLEEKHETATKEKERIIIERDSLKEINEELRCTQAQQHQLSQAGMLPSSSPSHDNLAAELMPVEYREKFIRLQHENKMLRVQQEEYEREKIASLQAQLEEAHKTRSELDTENRLSRERVGELQQQVEDLQKALQSQASKPDDSNLKRKLDAHMVQLNEAQDEIMKKKELLEDLQPDNTQTSLKVEELMAALKKKDDDMRAMEERYKMYLEKARSVIRALDPKLNPATAEIQALRNQVADRDKQILSLERQCEQAKLREYEEKLIVTAWYNKSLNFQKLAIESRLGGCTASMLSPGQSFLTQQRQISNAPRRALSISVPATTSK, encoded by the exons ATGGACGAAAACAAGACGGAGCTGGTCGAAAGCCTCATAATATGG CTGCAAACTTTCAACACTCCTGCATCCTGCCAAACAGTGGAGGAGCTGACCACTGGAGCAGCAATGTCACAGGCTCTGCATCAGAT AGACCCTGCATGGTTCACTGATGGATGGCTCAGTCGTATCAAAACGGATGTTGAAGACAACTGGAGATTAAAG ATGAACAACCTGAAAAAGATACTTCAGATGGTGGTTGACTATTATAATGAG GTCTTATCCCAGGAAATTTCAGATTTTCCCTTGCCAGATGTGTCACTGGTGGCAGAGCATTCAGACCCCACTGAACTGGGGAGACTTCTGCAGCTTATACTGGGCTGTGCAGTCAGATGTGAGCGCAAACAGG AATACATTCAGTTCATCATGACCTTGGAGGAGTCTGTGCAGCATGTTGTCATGACAGCCATCCAGGAG CTCATGAGTAAAGAGACCAAGACCGCATTTGGAGCAGAGCTGTCCGGGGATTTGGAACAGCAg CTGAAAAAAGCTCTTGAGGACCTCGCTGCACTTCAGACAGAGAAGGAAGCGCTAACCCAGCGATGTCAAGAGCTGGACCTACAG GTGGCTGTTCTTCAAGAGGAACGGAACAGCTTATTGGCTGAGAATGACGTCCTAACAGACCGAGCTAATCAGCTGGACACATTTGATGACCCAAGCACGCCGTCGGGAAGAAAACACAGTCAGTTACAGCAACAGCTAGAAACACTGCAGGAGGAGAACTTCAG GCTGGAGGCTGCTAAGGATGACTATCGGATCCACTGTGAGGAGCTGGAGAAGCAGCTGATAGAAGTTCAGCACCGAAATGATGAGCTCACCAGCTTGGCAGAAGAATCGCGAGCTCTCAAAGATGAACTGGATGTGCTGAG GAACTGCTCAGATCGGGTGGTGATGCTGGAGGCTTCGGTGGAAACGTACAAGCGCAAGCTGGAGAATCTGGGTGATTTAAAGAGGCAGATGAAACTGTTGGAGGAAAACAACATGACTTACATGCAAAACACAGTCAGTCTGGAGGAAGAGCTGCGCAAGGCCAACGCTGCCCGTGCACAGCTCGAGACATACAAGAGACAG gtCCAGGAGCTACACAGGAAGTTGTCTGAGGAGACGAGGCGAGCAGACAACCTGGCGTTTGAGATGAAGAAGTTGGAGGAGAAACATGAAACTGCAACGAAAGAAAAAGAG AGGATCATCATTGAGCGAGATTCTCTGAAGGAAATCAATGAGGAGCTTCGATGCACTCAAGCTCAGCAGCACCAACTCTCCCAAGCAG GCATGCTTCCCTCTAGCAGCCCCAGTCATGATAACCTGGCTGCTGAGTTGATGCCCGTTGAGTACAG AGAAAAGTTCATCCGGCTGCAGCATGAGAATAAGATGTTGAGAGTGCAGCAGGAAGAATATGAGCGTGAGAAGATCGCTTCTCTGCAGGCCCAGCTGGAGGAAGCACACAAGACTCGCAGTGAACTGGACACTGAAAACAG ACTGAGCCGAGAACGGGTCggtgagctgcagcagcaggttgAGGACCTTCAGAAGGCTTTGCAGAGCCAGGCATCCAAGCCTGATGAT tcAAACCTGAAGCGGAAACTTGATGCACACAT GGTCCAACTGAACGAGGCCCAGGATGAAATCATGAAGAAGAAAGAGCTGCTGGAGGACCTTCAGCCTGACAACACTCAAACCT ctcTGAAGGTGGAAGAGCTGATGGCTGCTCTTAAGAAGAAGGATGATGACATGAGAGCCATGGAGGAGAGATACAAGATGTATTTGGAGAAAGCTCGCAGT GTGATCCGAGCATTGGACCCTAAGCTGAATCCTGCTACTGCTGAGATCCAGGCTCTGAGGAACCAGGTTGCAGACCGAGACAAGCAGATTCTCAGCTTGGAA CGTCAGTGTGAGCAGGCAAAGCTGAGAGAGTATGAGGAAAAACTGATTGTCACGGCGTGGTATAACAAG AGTCTGAACTTTCAGAAGCTGGCCATCGAATCACGTCTCGGGGGCTGCACTGCCTCCATGCTGTCTCCCGGTCAGTCCTTTCTGACACAGCAACGGCAAATCTCAAATGCCCCCCGCCGGGCACTTTCAATCAGCGTGCCTGCCACTACCTCCAAGTAG